In the genome of Xanthomonas translucens pv. cerealis, one region contains:
- a CDS encoding sensor domain-containing protein, translating to MPRQRASKPIAPGAGSVAATVLRKLQAPEQALLSCLQQAPDGVVVIDADAHILAFNQTAEALWGLPQAQVLGRPLGELVPENARAAFLARCMQHGSGAPGDSYELQLPGTDGVQRWVAVSAATVPQESAPLYVVFVRDISAERERDARMRLLSLALDRSDNAIVVCDPQLAILYVNAGFVHMFGHAAADVRGLLPSSVLNGAGTDMQMIVQARERVVSGLGHQTDLLVYRKDGSPLWTTIVANPIADADGGIQHYVLSFTDITQSKMHEILHKNVLDALVREQPLVDVATLICSEVERIAPQVVASIISVDGNGRLHPLASPSLPTAFNAVVESMRVGPASGACGAAIWRGKQVLVRDTATDPLFADYRALVQQLDLGSCVASPITSSGGRVLGSFALYYRDRCEPQAWHLRLIELCLHLCALALEREQTKARVHQLAFYDALTDLPNRVMFSARAEQALAAAEYHAFPVAILFVDIDRFKRVNETQGHAAGDSLLRDIARRLGETLSATDLIGRQAGDEFVLMLPQCGAEQAAGVAERLLLALAEPVVVGNVTLHPGASIGVAMFPDDGRDIETLLRHADLAMYRAKNEGGGSFRFFSADMNRMAQERVALEAALREALRRDQLQLHYQPQLHSQPPCALYGVEALLRWQHPHLGDISPARFVPMAEECGLIDELGHWALRQACRQMADWRLRGVPVPRVAVNLSASNFADAQLPARVAQMLSTHGLLPSDLALEMTESVMLSNAPAVLANLRQLQASGVRLSLDDFGTGYSSLSHLHQLPVNELKLDMSFVRDLEHSETARALTTSVLRIGESLHLHTVAEGVETEAQRAFLSWLGCDVLQGFLFAPALPAIQLERWLDARLADTDRATPPGSRGAKPRAAPPIG from the coding sequence GTGCCGCGCCAGCGCGCCAGCAAACCGATCGCGCCCGGCGCCGGCAGTGTCGCAGCGACAGTGCTGCGCAAGCTGCAAGCGCCCGAGCAGGCACTGCTGAGCTGTCTGCAGCAGGCACCCGACGGCGTGGTGGTGATCGACGCGGACGCACACATCCTGGCCTTCAACCAGACCGCCGAAGCGCTGTGGGGGTTACCGCAGGCGCAGGTGCTGGGGCGTCCGCTCGGCGAACTGGTGCCGGAGAATGCGCGCGCAGCGTTCCTGGCCAGATGCATGCAGCACGGTTCGGGCGCCCCCGGCGACAGCTACGAACTGCAGTTGCCCGGCACCGACGGCGTGCAGCGCTGGGTGGCGGTGAGCGCGGCCACGGTGCCGCAGGAATCTGCGCCGCTGTACGTGGTGTTCGTGCGCGACATCAGTGCCGAACGCGAGCGCGACGCCAGGATGCGGCTGCTGTCGCTGGCGCTGGATCGCAGCGACAACGCCATCGTGGTGTGCGACCCGCAACTGGCCATTCTCTATGTCAACGCCGGTTTCGTGCACATGTTCGGCCATGCCGCCGCCGACGTGCGCGGGCTGCTGCCGAGCAGCGTGCTGAACGGCGCCGGCACCGACATGCAGATGATCGTGCAGGCCCGCGAGCGCGTGGTCAGCGGCCTGGGCCACCAGACCGACCTGCTGGTCTACCGCAAGGACGGCTCGCCGCTGTGGACAACGATCGTGGCCAATCCGATCGCCGACGCGGACGGCGGCATCCAGCATTACGTGCTGTCGTTCACCGACATCACCCAGAGCAAGATGCACGAGATCCTGCACAAGAACGTGCTCGACGCGCTGGTCCGCGAACAGCCGCTGGTCGACGTGGCGACCCTGATCTGCAGCGAGGTCGAGCGCATCGCCCCGCAGGTGGTGGCCTCGATCATCAGCGTCGATGGCAATGGCCGGCTGCACCCGCTGGCCTCGCCGAGCCTGCCGACCGCGTTCAACGCCGTGGTCGAATCCATGCGCGTGGGCCCCGCCTCCGGCGCCTGCGGCGCGGCGATCTGGCGTGGCAAGCAGGTGCTGGTGCGCGATACCGCCACCGATCCGCTGTTCGCCGATTACCGCGCGCTGGTGCAGCAACTCGACCTGGGCAGCTGCGTGGCCAGCCCGATCACGTCCAGCGGCGGGCGCGTGCTCGGCAGTTTCGCGCTGTATTACCGCGACCGCTGCGAACCGCAAGCCTGGCACCTGCGGCTGATCGAGCTGTGCCTGCACCTATGTGCGCTGGCGCTGGAGCGCGAGCAGACCAAGGCGCGTGTGCACCAGCTGGCGTTCTACGATGCGCTGACCGACCTGCCCAACCGGGTGATGTTCAGCGCTCGCGCCGAACAGGCGCTGGCCGCCGCCGAATACCACGCGTTTCCGGTGGCGATCCTGTTCGTCGACATCGACCGCTTCAAGCGCGTCAATGAGACCCAGGGCCATGCCGCTGGCGACAGCCTGCTGCGCGACATCGCGCGACGCCTTGGCGAAACCTTGAGCGCGACCGACCTGATCGGCCGCCAGGCCGGCGACGAGTTCGTGCTGATGCTGCCGCAGTGCGGTGCCGAGCAGGCGGCCGGGGTGGCCGAGCGCCTGCTGTTGGCGCTGGCCGAGCCGGTGGTGGTGGGGAACGTGACCCTGCACCCGGGCGCCAGCATCGGCGTGGCAATGTTCCCCGACGACGGGCGCGACATCGAAACCCTGCTGCGCCACGCCGACCTGGCCATGTACCGGGCCAAGAACGAAGGCGGCGGCAGTTTCCGCTTCTTCAGCGCCGACATGAACCGCATGGCGCAGGAACGCGTGGCGCTGGAGGCCGCGCTGCGCGAAGCGTTGCGCCGCGATCAGCTGCAACTTCACTACCAGCCGCAGCTGCACAGCCAGCCGCCCTGCGCGCTGTACGGCGTGGAAGCGCTGCTGCGCTGGCAGCACCCGCATCTGGGCGACATCTCGCCGGCACGCTTCGTGCCGATGGCCGAGGAATGCGGGCTGATCGACGAACTGGGACATTGGGCGCTGCGCCAGGCCTGCCGGCAGATGGCCGATTGGCGCCTGCGTGGGGTGCCGGTGCCGCGCGTGGCGGTCAACCTGTCGGCCAGCAACTTCGCCGACGCGCAGCTGCCCGCGCGCGTGGCGCAGATGCTGAGCACGCATGGGTTGCTGCCCAGCGACCTGGCACTGGAGATGACCGAGAGCGTCATGCTGTCCAACGCACCGGCGGTGCTGGCCAATCTGCGTCAATTGCAGGCCAGCGGCGTGCGCCTGTCGCTGGACGATTTCGGAACAGGCTATTCCAGCCTCAGCCATCTGCACCAGCTGCCGGTCAACGAACTCAAGCTGGACATGAGCTTCGTGCGCGACCTGGAACACAGCGAGACCGCGCGCGCATTGACCACTTCGGTACTGCGCATCGGCGAGAGCCTGCACCTGCACACCGTCGCCGAGGGCGTGGAAACCGAGGCGCAACGCGCCTTCCTGTCATGGCTGGGCTGCGACGTGCTGCAGGGCTTCCTGTTCGCGCCGGCGTTGCCGGCCATCCAGCTGGAACGCTGGCTGGACGCGCGCCTGGCCGACACGGATCGTGCAACGCCGCCCGGTTCCCGCGGCGCGAAACCAAGGGCCGCGCCACCCATCGGTTAG
- a CDS encoding protein-glutamate methylesterase/protein-glutamine glutaminase codes for MTSEIPCRVLIVDDSAVVRQMLTEILSRAPGIEVVGSAADPILAREKIKRLNPDVITLDVEMPRMDGLAFLENLMRLRPTPVVMISSLTERGADTTLQALALGAVDFISKPKLDVARGLEEYAEEIIGKVKAAAKAKVRALDRPAAARPAGNAVAAPSAVSTLKFRTTDRLIAIGASAGGTEALRVVLEGMPADAPAVVMTQHLPAGFSTAFADRLNRHSAMAVREASEGEAILPGHAYLPPGGKHLQVVRDGARWRCKIDDGPPVNRHKPAVDVLFQSVARNAGANAIGAVLTGMGDDGARGLLEMLQAGASTLVQDEATSVVWGMPGSAFRLGAAQEVLPLDRIAERLIALSNQAR; via the coding sequence ATGACCTCAGAAATTCCCTGCCGCGTGCTGATCGTCGACGATTCGGCGGTCGTGCGGCAGATGTTGACCGAAATCCTGTCGCGCGCGCCTGGCATCGAGGTGGTCGGCTCGGCCGCCGATCCGATCCTGGCGCGCGAGAAGATCAAACGGCTCAATCCGGACGTGATCACCCTGGACGTGGAAATGCCGCGCATGGACGGCCTGGCGTTCCTGGAAAACCTGATGCGGCTACGGCCCACGCCGGTGGTGATGATCTCCTCGCTGACCGAGCGCGGCGCCGACACCACGCTGCAGGCACTGGCGCTGGGCGCGGTCGATTTCATCTCCAAGCCCAAGCTCGACGTGGCGCGCGGCCTGGAGGAGTACGCAGAGGAAATCATCGGCAAGGTCAAGGCGGCGGCCAAGGCCAAGGTCCGCGCACTCGACCGTCCGGCCGCGGCGCGGCCTGCCGGCAACGCCGTGGCGGCGCCCAGCGCGGTGTCCACGCTGAAGTTCCGCACCACCGACCGGCTGATCGCGATCGGCGCCTCCGCCGGCGGCACCGAGGCGCTGCGGGTGGTGCTGGAGGGCATGCCCGCCGATGCGCCGGCGGTGGTGATGACCCAGCACCTGCCCGCCGGCTTCAGCACCGCCTTCGCCGACCGCCTCAACCGGCACTCGGCGATGGCGGTGCGCGAAGCCAGCGAAGGCGAAGCGATCCTGCCAGGACACGCCTACCTGCCGCCCGGCGGCAAGCACCTGCAGGTGGTCCGCGACGGTGCGCGCTGGCGCTGCAAGATCGACGACGGCCCGCCGGTCAACCGGCACAAGCCGGCGGTGGACGTGCTGTTCCAGTCGGTGGCGCGCAACGCCGGCGCCAACGCGATCGGCGCAGTACTGACCGGTATGGGCGACGACGGCGCACGCGGCCTGCTGGAAATGTTGCAGGCCGGCGCCAGCACGCTGGTACAGGACGAGGCGACGAGCGTAGTCTGGGGCATGCCCGGCAGCGCATTCCGGCTGGGCGCCGCACAGGAAGTGTTGCCGCTGGACAGGATCGCCGAGCGTCTGATCGCGTTGTCCAACCAGGCCCGCTAG
- the acnB gene encoding bifunctional aconitate hydratase 2/2-methylisocitrate dehydratase — protein sequence MLEAYRHHVAERAALGIPPLPLSAQQTAEVVELLKHPPAGEESFLVELLSQRVPAGVDDAAKVKASYLAALAFGSEQCALISPTRATELLGTMLGGYNIHPLIELLDNAELGAVAAEGLKHTLLIFDAFHDVQEKAEAGNAHAKAVLQSWADAEWFTSKPEVPQSLTVSVFKVPGETNTDDLSPAPDATTRPDIPLHALAMLKNKRDGAAFVPEEDGKRGPIQAIADLKAKGHLVAYVGDVVGTGSSRKSATNSVLWWTGEDIPFIPNKRFGGVCLGSKIAPIFYNTMEDAGALPIELDVSQMEHGDVVELRPYDGKALKNGQVIAEFAMKSDVLFDEVRAGGRIPLIVGRGLTAKAREFLGLPASDLFRLPMVPPDTGKGFSLAQKMVGRACGLPEGEGMRPGTYCEPKMTSVGSQDTTGPMTRDELKDLACLGFSADLVMQSFCHTAAYPKPVDVKTHHSLPEFISTRGGVSLRPGDGVIHSWLNRMLLPDTVGTGGDSHTRFPIGISFPAGSGLVAFAAATGVMPLDMPESVLVRFKGEMQPGVTLRDLVNAIPLYAIKDGLLTVAKQGKKNIFSGRILEIEGLPHLKVEQAFELSDASAERSAAGCSVRLDKAPIIEYLTSNITLLRWMIAEGYADARTLGRRIKKMEEWLADPQLLEPDADAEYAAVIEIDLADIHEPIVACPNDPDDVKTLSEVAGAAIDEVFIGSCMTNIGHFRAAAKLLEGKRDIPTRLWVAPPTKMDASELTKEGHYGTFGAAGARMEMPGCSLCMGNQAQAREGATVFSTSTRNFPNRLGRNTNVYLGSAELAAICSRLGRIPTKDEYMADVGVIKTSGEQIYRYMNFDRIQEYQDVADTVSA from the coding sequence ATGTTGGAAGCCTATCGCCACCACGTCGCAGAGCGCGCCGCGCTCGGTATCCCGCCGCTGCCGCTGAGCGCGCAGCAGACCGCCGAGGTCGTCGAGCTGCTGAAGCACCCGCCCGCTGGCGAAGAGTCGTTCCTGGTCGAGCTGCTGAGCCAGCGCGTGCCGGCCGGCGTCGACGACGCGGCCAAGGTCAAGGCCTCCTACCTGGCCGCGCTCGCCTTCGGCAGCGAGCAGTGCGCGCTGATCTCGCCCACGCGCGCCACCGAACTGCTCGGCACCATGCTCGGCGGCTACAACATCCATCCGCTGATCGAGCTGCTGGACAACGCCGAGCTCGGCGCGGTCGCCGCCGAAGGACTCAAGCACACGCTGCTGATCTTCGATGCGTTCCACGACGTGCAGGAAAAGGCCGAAGCCGGCAATGCGCACGCCAAGGCGGTGCTGCAGAGCTGGGCCGACGCGGAGTGGTTCACCAGCAAGCCGGAAGTGCCGCAGAGCCTTACCGTCAGCGTGTTCAAGGTGCCGGGCGAGACCAACACCGACGACCTGTCGCCGGCGCCTGACGCGACCACGCGCCCTGACATCCCGCTGCACGCGTTGGCGATGCTGAAGAACAAGCGCGACGGTGCGGCGTTCGTGCCGGAAGAGGACGGCAAGCGCGGCCCGATCCAGGCGATCGCCGATCTCAAGGCCAAGGGCCACCTGGTCGCCTATGTCGGCGACGTGGTCGGCACCGGGTCCTCGCGCAAGTCGGCGACCAACTCGGTGCTGTGGTGGACCGGCGAAGATATTCCGTTCATCCCCAACAAGCGCTTCGGCGGCGTGTGCCTGGGTTCGAAGATCGCGCCGATCTTCTACAACACCATGGAAGACGCCGGTGCGCTGCCGATCGAGCTGGACGTGTCGCAGATGGAGCACGGCGACGTCGTCGAGCTGCGCCCGTACGACGGCAAAGCGCTGAAGAACGGGCAGGTGATCGCCGAGTTCGCGATGAAGTCGGACGTGCTGTTCGACGAAGTGCGCGCCGGCGGCCGCATCCCGCTGATCGTCGGCCGCGGCCTGACCGCCAAGGCGCGCGAGTTCCTCGGCCTGCCGGCCTCTGACCTGTTCCGCCTGCCGATGGTGCCGCCGGATACCGGCAAGGGCTTCTCGCTGGCGCAGAAGATGGTCGGCCGCGCCTGCGGTTTGCCGGAAGGCGAAGGCATGCGTCCGGGCACCTATTGCGAGCCGAAGATGACCTCGGTGGGCTCGCAGGACACCACCGGGCCGATGACCCGCGACGAGCTGAAGGACCTGGCCTGCCTAGGCTTCTCCGCCGACCTGGTGATGCAGTCGTTCTGCCACACCGCCGCCTATCCGAAGCCGGTGGACGTCAAGACCCACCACAGCCTGCCGGAGTTCATTTCCACCCGCGGCGGCGTGTCGCTGCGTCCGGGCGACGGCGTGATCCACAGCTGGCTCAACCGCATGCTGCTGCCCGACACGGTTGGCACCGGCGGCGACTCGCACACCCGCTTCCCGATCGGCATCTCGTTCCCGGCCGGCTCCGGCCTGGTTGCGTTCGCCGCCGCCACCGGGGTCATGCCGCTGGACATGCCGGAGAGCGTGCTGGTGCGCTTCAAAGGCGAGATGCAGCCGGGCGTGACCCTGCGCGACCTGGTCAACGCGATCCCGCTGTACGCGATCAAGGACGGTCTGCTGACCGTGGCCAAGCAGGGCAAGAAGAACATCTTCTCCGGCCGCATTCTCGAAATCGAAGGCTTGCCGCACCTGAAGGTGGAGCAGGCGTTCGAGCTGTCCGACGCCTCGGCCGAGCGCTCTGCCGCCGGTTGCTCGGTGCGTCTGGACAAGGCGCCGATCATCGAATACCTGACCAGCAACATCACCCTGCTGCGCTGGATGATCGCCGAGGGCTACGCCGATGCGCGCACCCTGGGCCGGCGCATCAAGAAGATGGAAGAGTGGCTGGCCGATCCGCAGCTGCTCGAGCCGGACGCCGATGCCGAGTACGCCGCGGTGATCGAGATCGACCTGGCCGACATCCACGAGCCGATCGTGGCCTGCCCGAACGATCCGGACGACGTCAAGACGCTGTCCGAGGTCGCCGGCGCGGCGATCGACGAAGTGTTCATCGGGTCGTGCATGACCAACATCGGCCACTTCCGCGCCGCGGCCAAGCTGCTGGAAGGCAAGCGCGACATTCCGACCCGGCTGTGGGTCGCGCCGCCAACCAAGATGGACGCCTCCGAGCTGACCAAGGAAGGCCACTACGGCACCTTCGGCGCAGCCGGCGCGCGCATGGAAATGCCAGGCTGCTCGCTGTGCATGGGCAACCAGGCGCAGGCGCGCGAAGGCGCCACGGTGTTCTCCACCTCCACCCGCAACTTCCCCAACCGCCTGGGCCGTAACACCAACGTGTACCTGGGCTCGGCGGAACTGGCGGCGATCTGCTCGCGCCTGGGCCGCATCCCGACCAAGGACGAGTACATGGCCGACGTGGGCGTGATCAAGACCAGCGGCGAGCAGATCTACCGCTACATGAACTTCGATCGGATCCAGGAATACCAGGACGTGGCCGATACGGTTTCCGCCTGA